One genomic region from Buteo buteo chromosome 12, bButBut1.hap1.1, whole genome shotgun sequence encodes:
- the LOC142038027 gene encoding uncharacterized protein LOC142038027 isoform X1 has translation MSGSTARKVQPFTISTKLSLPKCAADFSGDACPGIALASALDSHRGLRRSLNERISLYLAQARAGPAAPAGQRRSPSPGEDGATDEEQLNRNSLARSIKKITLSNWHGEAGAGDAGGPGDPARTGGERNHNNNNSRTGKAPFKLAGALALSPQKETPKGKEPTMAPGCGGRSSAGAAPLLDPSPLVAQFNREMLQAEGWVQGKLRDLKDGCDLQDWAEMAQTLQWDMKDFENTLIKLNQMGEQLTWQARPSAEVVRKQLLALRDQWQLLKQTAASQSKAPGGLRSLQDFNRKAERLEAWIRHKEEKPSLAALLQESPDKVQLTRRILDLKQEEQQFQSLHKELNSLAQKLEKQGKSESRSISARRKHLNKMWLRLQGTLKEHHEALHLALEVAAFLQQADTLLRAIHAKQRSFCGAGKPGEGEPCQDRDVRDIASQVMMLDVTVSQLLSLQPSLAARVSPKHRDVKESWAQLQQVLRMEKAPALAGSSPVGEAVARSAEPRGDDSSCGAGGKEAEDKWTRGPGSMVPKDVPRKMAEHGMEEESRPGSPAVGQPPHGGDSKRRRETEAECGTQQPEAQLQDVCQAVNATVCLHKDSMSPRVPLRPVGDVESPEEAQMQREPLDSSSSTRAVLLEESAPGGPPGSPQVEAMLRELGDLWEDLQRKHQENGAVLQEIDKALRLVGELDRAERWLQAVAGSLSEPATMRSPAELRWDLEEMGQLERQLLLCGLKLQALREEAAGEPPAEHDGARKMQRKVEMVEEKLARVQAALRRRAADLRDSLVLSEFLQDLQEEEARSRQGPAAPGSGCCGSQGSFPLVSAQASQPLSSEDMSCPLGELQEAVEMLNDAAKEWERVMEVAAETESLERLVAEVSLCLETLRCRAEALARGTAQAESSFTTVKSEKDLQGLQGLLSQQQELECVVSETLQGKLEELERAAARLQELCPARLCPISREVQGTLLAWAGLQELLQETRARMQQASRLRHFFKDYLAMISWTEDTRAQIFSESPSGHSLLETPCEELERRIEGKLKEFEALAASGQQLVSEEHYLSATIKERLEELQSMLGWVLVRWRAQRHQRDLGSKQEDRRRPEGPSGMSPTSQEQHALCAQPQLESIHSPVEFTPCSLLKPMPRSEPRQPAGVAISPPASPLSDAPLGVEQSWGKPSSSTPHGAGPPEESVIWDPAETSTLLLPPWGPSGLGGTVNLILSIGKKGEKKKVQPVGGSERPGEEVLQTLPATKLPGCKTFWKRCQGLLGNTWGSLKRKRKPPRQLVEEAQVEVGKTSSVKHLPAVTHRPPAPSSRTPATSHTLPKAGAGSLFDSLQRRERARAEQARLLTLQGIMGASSLQPAPEEHHGPSNTWPQKCSRMKGGPAAAGAGAPLGELLLYVRNPLVRDIDAECGAASRDPRLPGPKPMSPHLSLGSVLSLELPQDTVVLGCHRGAAVLQEEAEGQEQRQDWGVRPWEPTGSHGAGWQEEVVVDGHSPHGPGEGLGTSPKSERGTWFEEVSFNPSYSRQRAHRAGEERWSPRCPSSAGEDLLDFRPSRPSHVGVLHERVSWEGDELAAQLSQDGSPGTTGRARHRRAARLELGPSPASIPGRAGPVPGTARTQRPAGSGQPGGSPASPAAPTQLSVFEWALGSPQPHSPVSGTGKVCHPAHRQFEEEEEELQAIWDGAGEQQAPSLPAGSYAHHQAGSGAGSLPSPDATAAGPLILSSANNVLVAKFTLPTAARLLHSPLGEKSPGVGYSGGGSPSGHGVSPRVEELVSAASLDSPGALDRRRHGEEEREGSKAPPGKTEFQMMEGTLERKHVLQTGGRKASCRAWGLFHAVLMRQTLCFYQDRRDSLKSSVVALPLNLSGAVCTPDAEYTKKTNCFRLQLRDGSEYLLRAPSQPLMNEWVSKLQQNSGFPEVDYFQAAAHHVEGTSGAGGFSKVPSPGSSYLQGHHQVTTTKSQEIVVLPRSNAQLQQPLGSQDGPADGSVAVAEDVRGARHREQQWSPGGSPGLWDNSCPDDDYGLVANKRRSYSFTSATYQKITPVAMPKELVEAGSSYSVTLYIGEQAPAVPRARCHSFVARPGSPQDTLGEKTPSPPRPKNKSVFKKFFGKKE, from the exons ATGTCGGGCAGCACGGCGCGGAAGGTGCAGCCCTTCACCATCAGCACCAAGCTCTCGCTGCCCAAGTGTGCCGCCGACTTCTCCGGGGACGCCTGCCCCGGCATCGCCCTCGCCTCCGCTCTGGACAGCCACCGCGGCCTCCGCCGCAGCCTCAACGAGCGCATCTCCCTCTACTTGGCCCAAgcccgggccggccccgccgcccccgcgggccAGcgccgcagccccagccccggcgaGGATGGGGCGACCGACGAGGAGCAGCTGAACCGCAACTCCCTCGCCCGCTCCATTAAGAAGATCACGCTGTCCAACTGGCATGGGGAGGCTGGCGCGGGGGACGCAGGGGGACCCGGAGACCCTGCCCGGACCGGCGGCGAGAGgaaccacaacaacaacaacagcaggACAGGGAAAGCTCCGTTCAAG CTGGCAGGAGCTCTGGCATTGTCACCCCAGAAAGAGACCCCAAAGGGCAAGGAACCCACCATGGCACCAGGATGTGGTGGGCGAAGCAGTGCAGGAGCAGCCCCCCTCCTCGACCCAAGCCCTCTGGTAGCCCAGTTCAACCGGGAGATGCTACAG GCGGAGGGCTGGGTGCAAGGCAAGCTGCGGGACCTGAAGGATGGCTGCGACCTCCAGGACTGGGCAGAGATGGCTCAGACCCTGCAGTGGGACATGAAGGATTTCGAGAACACACTGATAAAGCTCAACCAG ATGGGTGAGCAGCTGACGTGGCAGGCGAGGCCCAGCGCTGAGGTGGTGCggaagcagctgctggccctgcgGGACCAGTGGCAGCTCCTGAAGCAGACGGCTGCCAGTCAGAGCAAAGCCCCGGGGGGGCTGCGGAGCCTGCAAGACTTCAACAGGAAAGCCGAGCGGCTGGAGGCATGGATCAGGCACAAG GAGGAGAAGCCCTCCTTGGCAGCCCTCCTGCAGGAAAGCCCGGACAAGGTCCAGCTCACCCGCCGCATCCTTGACTTGAAGCAG gaggagcagcagtTCCAGAGTCTGCACAAGGAGCTGAACAGCCTGGCCCAGAAGCTGGAGAAACAAGGCAAAAGCGAGAGCAGGAGCATCTCAGCCCGGCGCAAGCACCTCAACAAAAT GTGGCTGCGGCTGCAGGGGACCCTGAAGGAGCACCACGAGGCTCTGCATCTGGCCCTGGAGGTGGCTGCCTTCCTCCAGCAAGCAGATACCCTGCTCAGGGCCATCCACGCCAAG CAGAGGAGCTTCTGCGGTGCAGGGAAGCCAGGGGAGGGTGAGCCATGCCAGGATCGGGATGTCAGGGATATAGCCAGCCAAGTGATG ATGCTGGATGTGACTGTGTCCCAGCTCCTCAGcctgcagcccagcctggcagccCGAGTCTCCCCTAAGCACCGAGATGTCAAGGAGAGCTGGGCGCAGCTCCAGCAGGTGCTGAG GATGGAGAAggctccagccctggcaggcagtTCCCCAGTGGGCGAAGCTGTGGCTCGGAGTGCAGAGCCCCGAGGAGATGAtagcagctgtggggctggagggaaggaagcagaagaTAAATGGACGAGAGGCCCTGGGAGCATG GTGCCGAAGGATGTGCCGAGGAAGATGGCGGAGCACgggatggaggaggagagcaggccTGGCTCCCCAGCAGTAGGGCAGCCCCCTCACGGCGGGGACAGCAAAAG gaggagagagacagaggcCGAGTGCGGGACGCAGCAGCCAGAGGCCCAGCTGCAGGACGTCTGTCAGGCAGTGAACGCG ACTGTGTGCCTGCACAAAGACAGCATGAGTCCCAGAGTCCCCCTGCGTCCAGTGGGGGACGTGGAGAGCCCAGAGGAAGCACAGATGCAGCGGGAGCCCCTGGACTCCAGCTCCAGCACCAGGGCTGTGCTCCTG gAGGAGTCAGCACCAGGGGGACCCCCAGGGAGCCCGCAGGTGGAGGCCATGCTGCGGGAGCTGGGGGACCTGTGGGAGGACCTGCAGAGGAAGCACCAGGAGAACGGTGCCGTGCTGCAGGAAATCGATAAG GCACTGAGGCTGGTGGGGGAGCTGGACCGGGCTGAGCGGTGGCTGCAAGCCGTGGCCGGGTCACTCTCGGAGCCAGCCACCATGAGAAGCCCGGCAGAGCTGCGCTGGGACCTGGAGGAGATGGGCCAGCTGGagaggcagctcctgctgtgtGGCCTCAAGCTCCAGGCGCTGCGGGAGGAAGCAGCGGGCGAGCCACCTGCCGAGCATGATGGGGCAAGGAAGATGCAGAGGAAGGTGGAGATGGTGGAGGAGAA GTTGGCACGTGTGCAGGCAGCCCTGCGGCGCCGGGCAGCAGACCTGCGTGACTCCCTAGTCCTGTCTGAGTTCCTGCAGGACCTGCAAGAGGAGGaggcacggagccggcagggaccTGCAGCG CCAGGGAGTGGGTGTTGTGGCTCGCAGGGGTCTTTTCCCCTGGTCTCAGCCCAGGCCAGCCAGCCGCTGAGCAGCGAGGACATGAGCTGTCCCTTgggagagctgcaggaggcCGTGGAGATGCTGAACGATGCAGCAAAGGAGTGGGAGCGGGTCATGGAAGTGGCGGCGGAGACAGAGAGCCTGGAACGCCTG GTGGCGGAGGTATCACTGTGCCTGGAGACCCTTCGATGCAGAGCCGAGGCACTGGCTCGAGGCACTGCCCAAGCAGAGAGCAGCTTCACCACAGTGAAGAGTGAGAAGGatctccaggggctgcagggcttgctgagccagcagcaggagctggag TGTGTGGTATCGGAGACCCTCCAGGGgaagctggaggagctggagagggCAGCTGCTCGCTTGCAAGAGCTCTGCCCTGCTCGGCTGTGCCCCATCAGCCGGGAGGTGCAGGGGACGCTGTTGgcctgggcagggctgcaggagctgctgcaggagaccCGGGCCCGCATGCAGCAGGCTAGCCGGCTGCGGCACTTCTTCAAGGATTACTTAGCCATGAT CTCCTGGACGGAGGACACGCGGGCTCAGATCTTCTCTGAAAGCCCAAGTGGCCACAGCCTTCTGGAGACTCCATGTGAGGAGCTGGAGAGGAGGATCGAAGGGAAGCTCAAGGAGTTTGAGGCACTGGCGGCCTCAGGGCAGCAGCTGGTGTCTGAGGAGCACTACCTAAGCGCAACA ATAAAGGAGCGCTtggaggagctgcagagcatGCTGGGCTGGGTCCTGGTGCGCTGGCGAGCACAGAGACATCAGCGGGACCTGGGGAGCAAGCAGGAGGACAGAAGGCGCCCGGAAGGCCCCTCAGGCATGTCCCCCACCAGCCAA GAGCAGCATGCCCTGTGTGCTCAGCCTCAGTTGGAGAGCATCCACAGCCCAGTGGAGTTCAcgccctgctccctcctgaaGCCCATGCCAAGATCGGAGCCGCGGCAGCCAGCAGGAGTGGCCATCTCTCCACCAGCATCGCCCCTCTCAGATGCCCCATTGGgagtggagcagagctgggggaagccCAGCAGCTCAACACCCCACGGTGCAGGACCTCCCGAGGAGTCTGTCATCTGGGATCCTGCTGAGACCTCcacgctgctgctgccaccatgGGGCCccagcgggctgggggggacggtCAACCTCATCCTCAGCATCGGCAAGAAGGGCGAGAAGAAGAAGGTGCAGCCAGTGGGCGGCAGTGAGCGgccaggggaggaggtgctgcagaCG CTCCCTGCCACTAAACTCCCAGGCTGTAAAACCTTTTGGAAGCGTTGCCAGGGGCTTTTAGGAAACACTTGGGGTAGTTTAAAGCGAAAGAGAAAGCCGCCTCGCCAGCTGGTGGAAGAG GCGCAGGTGGAGGTCGGGAAAACCTCCAGTGTGAAGCATCTGCCTGCTGTCACCCACCGCCCTCCGGCACCCAGCAGCAGGACGCCGGCCACCTCCCACACCCTGCCGAAGGCAGGGGCGGGCTCCCTCTTCGACAGCCTGCAGCGGCGGGAGCGGGCAAGGGCCGAGCAGGCCCGGCTGCTGACGCTGCAGGGCATCATGGgtgccagctccctgcagcccgCGCCAGAGGAGCACCATGGCCCCAGCAACACGTGGCCTCAGAAGTGCAGCCGGATGAAGGGGGGGCCAGCAGCGGCGGGTGCTGGAGCCCCACTCGGAGAGCTGCTGCTCTACGTCAGGAACCCGCTGGTGCGGGACATCGACGCCGAGTGTGGGGCGGCGTCCCGGGACCCCCGCCTCCCTGGCCCAAAACCCATGTCCCCCCACCTTTCCCTGGGTTCCGTGCTCAGCCTAGAGCTGCCCCAAGACACGGTGGTCCTGGGGTGCCACCGAGGGGCCgcagtgctgcaggaggaggcggaggggcaggagcagaggcaggacTGGGGCGTGAGGCCATGGGAGCCCACAGGCTCGCATGGGGCTGGATGGCAGGAGGAGGTAGTTGTGGATGGGCACAGTCCCCACGGGCCtggtgaggggctggggacaTCCCCTAAGAGCGAGCGAGGAACGTGGTTCGAGGAGGTGAGCTTCAACCCCAGCTACAGCCGGCAAAGGGCACACCGCGCTGGGGAGGAGCGCTGGAGCCCGCGGTGCCCCAGCAGTGCCGGTGAAGACCTCCTGGACTTCAGGCCGAGCCGGCCGTCCCATGTTGGTGTGCTGCACGAGCGGGTCAGCTGGGAGGGGGACGAGCTGGCTGCCCAGCTGAGCCAGGATGGCAGCCCTGGCACCACTGGGAGGGCCAGGCATCGCAGAGCCGCTCGACTGGAGCTTGGGCCGTCCCCTGCCAGCatcccaggcagggcaggacccGTCCCCGGCACTGCCCGCACACAGCGGCCAGCTGGCAGTGGCCAGCCTGGAGGGTCCCCGGCTTCCCCTGCCGCCCCCACCCAGCTGTCTGTCTTCGAGTGGGCGCTGgggtccccacagccccacagccctgtgtCAGGCACCGGGAAGGTTTGCCACCCTGcccacaggcagtttgaggaagaagaagaggagctGCAGGCCATCTGGGATGGGGCGGGTGAGCAGCAGGCACCCAGCCTGCCGGCAGGCAGCTATGCCCACCACCAGGCGGGGAGTGGGGCAGGCAGCCTGCCGAGCCCCGATGCCACTGCCGCCGGGCCCCTCATCCTCTCATCAGCCAACAACGTGCTAGTGGCCAAGTTCACCCTTCCCACCGCCGCCCGGCTCCTCCACAGCCCATTGGGAGAGAAGAGCCCCGGTGTGGGGTACAGCGGTGGTGGCAGCCCCAGCGGGCACGGGGTGTCCCCCCGTGTGGAGGAGCTGGTGTCCGCAGCCTCCTTGGACAGCCCCGGTGCCTTGGATCGGCGGAGGcatggggaagaagagagggagggCAGCAAG GCCCCTCCTGGTAAAACGGAGTTTCAGATGATGGAGGGGACACTGGAAAGGAAGCACGTGTTGCAAACAGGAGGGAGGAAG GCCAGCTGCCGGGCCTGGGGCCTCTTCCATGCTGTGCTGATGAGGCAGACGCTGTGCTTCTACCAGGACCGCCGGGACAGCCTCAAG agctctgtggtCGCCCTTCCCCTGAACCTCTCCGGGGCGGTCTGCACCCCAGATGCTGAGTACACCAAGAAGACCAACTGCTTCAGGCTACA gctgcgGGATGGCTCCGAGTACCTCCTGAgggccccctcccagcccctcatGAACGAATGGGTCTCCAAGCTACAGCAAAACTCAG GTTTCCCCGAAGTGGATTACTTCCAGGCGGCAGCACACCATGTTGAGGGTACCAGTGGTGCTGGGGG ttTCAGCAAggtccccagccctgggagctCCTACCTCCAGGGACATCATCAGGTCACGACCACCAAGAGCCAGGAGATCGTGGTGCTGCCCCGCTCAAAcgcccagctgcagcagcctctgggCAGCCAGGATGGCCCAGCCGATGGGTCTGTGGCAGTAGCAG AGGATGTTCGTGGGGCCAGGCACAGGGAGCAGCAGTGGTCACCCGGGGGGTCCCCTGGCCTGTGGGACAACAGCTGCCCAGATGACGACTATGGGCTCGTGGCCAACAAGAGGAGGTCCTACTCCTTCACCTCAG CCACTTACCAGAAGATCACCCCGGTGGCCATGCCCAAGGAGCTGGTGGAGGCTGGGAGCAGCTACTCCGTCACACTGTACATCGGGGAGCAAGCACCGGCTGTGCCCCGGGCACGCTGCCACTCCTTCGTGGCCCGGCCGGGGAGCCCGCAGGACACGCTGGGGGAGAAGACACCTAGCCCCCCTCGGCCCAAGAACAAATCTGTCTTCAAGAAGTTCTTTGGGAAGAAGGAGTGA